GCCAGGGGAGCGGGCGGTGAGCGGTGGGCTGCTGGTCGCCGGCACCACGTCCGACGCCGGCAAGAGTGTGCTCACCGCCGGCATCTGCCGCTGGCTGCACCGGCAGGGCGTGAAGGTGGCGCCGTTCAAGGCGCAGAACATGTCGAACAACTCGGCGGTGGTGGTCGGGCCGGACGGGCGTGGTGGCGAGATCGGCCGGGCCCAGGCCATGCAGGCTGCCGCCTGCGGCATCGCCCCCGACCTGCGCTTCAACCCGGTGCTGCTCAAGCCGGGCAGCGACCTCGCCAGCCAGGTCGTGCTGCTCGGCGAGGCGGTCGACACGATCACCGCCGGCACCTTCCGGCAACTGCGTCCCCGGCTCGCCCAGACCGCGTACGCGGCGTTGGCTGAGCTGCGGGATGCGTACGACGTGGTGATCTGCGAGGGTGCCGGCAGCCCTGCCGAGATCAACCTGCGGGCCGGGGACTACGTCAACATGGGCTTGGCCCGGCACGCCAACCTGCCCGCGATCGTGGTCGGCGACATCGACCGGGGTGGCGTCTTCGCCTCGATGTTCGGCACTGTGGCCCTGCTCGACCCGGCCGACCAGGCGCTGATCGCCGGCTTCGTGATCAACAAGTTCCGGGGCGACCTCGGCCTGCTCCAGCCGGGGCTGGACATGCTGCGCCACGTCACCGGCCGCCCCACGTACGGGGTGCTGCCCTGGGCGCTCGACCTCTGGCTCGACGCCGAGGATTCGCTCGCCTACGGTCGGGTGCTCGGTCGCCCGGCCGCCCCGCACGGCACCGAGTGGCTGGACGTGGCCGTCGTCCGGCTGCCCCGGATCAGCAACGCCACCGACGTGGAGGCGCTGGCCACCGAGCCGGGCGTCCGCGTACGCCTCACCGTCGAACCAGCCGAGCTGGCCGCCGCCGACCTGGTCGTCCTGCCCGGGTCCAAGTCGACAGTGGCGGACCTCGCCTGGCTGCGCGAGACCGGCCTCGCCGACGCGGTCCTGGCCCACGCGGCGGCCGGCAAGCCGCTGCTGGGTCTCTGCGGCGGTTTCCAGATGCTCGGGCGCGCGATCCACGATCCGGTGGAGAGTCGCCAGGGCAGTGTGCCGGGCCTCGGCCTGCTGCCCATCGAGATCACCTTCGATCCGCGCAAGACCGTCCGGCAGTCGGTGGGCACCGCCCACGGCGACCTGCCGGTCCGGGGCTACGAGATCCACCACGGGTACGTCTCGCAGACCGACCCGACCCTGACCCCGCTGCTGACCGGGAGCGACGGTGCCGGCGAGGGCGCGGTGCTCGGCGTGGTGCACGGCACGCACTGGCACGGGGCGTTCGAGTCCGACGGCTTCCGCCGCCGCTTCCTCACCGAGGCGGCCCGGCTGGCCGGTCGCACCGGGTTCCGGGTCGCACCCGACACCAGCTTCGCCGCCGCCCGGGAACGCTCCCTCGACCTGCTCGGCGACCTGGTGGAGGAGCATCTGGACACCGACGCCCTCTGGCGCCTCATCGAGACCGGCCCGCCCCCCGGCCTCCCATTCATCCCACCCGGTCCGCCACCGGCCTGACCGGCGACGCCGCCCGCCCGGTCACCGCGTCCCCGACTCGCACCGCCGTCAGTGGCGGACGTCGGCGGGGCGGTCGGTGGTGGGAAGGCCGGCGGCGAGCCACGCGTCGACACCACCGATCATGTCGGTGGCCCGGAGCAGCCCGAGCGTCTGCAGGCTGGCGGCGGCCAGGCTGGAGCTGTACCCCTCCCGGCACACCAGCACGATCTCCCGGTCGTAGCCGGTGGCCTCCGGGATGCGCCATTCGCTGGCCGGGTCGAGTCGCCACTCCAGCACCGTCCGGTCGATGACGACCGCCCCGGGCAGGTCCCCCTGGTCGCGGCGCTGCGTCTCGGTACGGGTGTCGACCAGCAGCGCGCCGCCGCGGACCGCCTCGACGGTCTGCTGCGGAGTCAGTCGGTGCAGCCCGGCGCGGGCCTGTTCGAGCAGGGCGTCGACGCCGGGGCTCATCACGTCTCGGAGCACCACCCGATCATGCCGATTCGGGTGCGCGTCGGGCGGCGAACGGGCCCCGCATCACCCGTCGTCGCCCCAAATCCCTCGGACGTGACGGTGCCCGGCCGTGGCGGTCAGCCGGACGTGTCAGCCCGGCCCAACCTGGCCGCTGATTCGGCGTGATCGACTCGGTTTCCCCGATCTCGCGGTATCCCTGTCGGCGGACACCGCGATATCAGCGATCTGGAGTCGATCACCCTGACCTGCGCCGGCGGCGGCATACTTCGGTGGTGTCCGAACCAGCCGGCCGAGGGCCGCTCCTCGACGGCATCCACCATCCCGCCCTGAGGCGGCCGGAACACGCGAGGCTGCGCTGAGCCCCGAAACCGGCCGGCCGGAAGCAAGCCCGCCCGTGGCGGTCGTCGAGGCGTACGCCGAGCTGGCGCGCCGGGTGCTCGCAGGCCCGGCACGGTTGGGTCGGACCCGGCTGGTCGCGGTCGACGGGCCGAGCGGCGCGGGCAAGAGCCGGTTCGCCGCGCACCTCGCGGACGCCCTGGCGGCGCTGCCCGGCGCTGCCCGACCGCCTGTGGTGCACACCGACGACCTGCTCGACGGCTGGGACGACCAGCTCACCTTCTGGCCCCGGCTCGACGAGTGGGTGCTGGGCCCGCTGCGTGCGGGGCGGCCCGGCTCCTACCGGCGCTACAGCTGGGTGCGGCGATGCTTCCTGCCCCGCCCGGTCCCGGTGCCGGCCGCGCCGGTGCTGATCCTGGAGGGGGTCAGCGCGGCGCGCGCCGCCGTTCGGCCGGAATTGACTCTGGCCGCCTTCGTCACCGCCCCCGCCTCGTTGCGGCTGACCCGCGCGGTCGCCCGCGACGGGCCGGAGATCCTGCCCGAGCTGCGCCGCTGGCACGCCGGGGAACGTGCGCACTTCGCCGCCGACGACACGGCCACCCGGGCCGACCTGGTGGTCGACGGCGCGCCGAGGTTGCCGCACGACACGGACCGGTACTACGTGCGCATCCGCTGAGCGGGGCATGGACGTGTGCCACCGGCTGCGGCACGATGCGAGGAGACTCAGGCGCGGCGAACGGGGGACTTCTCATGTCGACAGCGGATTCGCCCGCGCGGCGCCGCATCACCCTCACCGGCATCAGCTCGCGGGCCTGGGAGCATCCGGCCGACCGGGGCGCCCTTGTCGCGTTGCGTGAGCTGCGGGGTTTCGACGACGTGGTGCGGGCGTTCTTCGGCATGTGGAACGAGCGCGGCTTCCGGCTCTCCGTGCTGGCCTCGGGCATCCGGGTCGACCACCGGCAGTACCCGGCGGTCTGGCAGCGCTACACCGAGGCCGCCGCTGCGCTCGACGTCGCCGAGCTTCCTGAGCTGTACGTGACGCATTCGCCCTGGCTGGGCGCCGAGGCGGTCGGCCTGGACCGGCCGTTCATCGTGCTGAACTCCGCCTGCGTGCAGCAGTTCGACGAGGACGAGCTGCGCTGTCTGCTCGGCCATGAGCTGGGGCACGTGGGCAGCGGGCATGCCGTCTACAAGACGATGCTCATGATCCTCACCCGCTGGGCGGCCAACCTGAGCTGGTTGCCGGTCGGCGCGTTCGCGCTGCGCGCGATCATCGCGGCGATGCTGGAGTGGTGGCGCAAGGCGGAGCTCTCCGCCGACCGGGCCGGTCTGCTCGCCGGGCAGGACCCGGCGGCCGCCCTGCGGCTGCTGATGAAGCTCGCCGGCGGGGGCGACCTGTCCCAGATCGACACCACCGCATTCCTCGAGCAGGCGGCCGAGTACGCCGGTGGCGGCGACCTGCGGGACAGCCTGCACAAGATCCGGATGACCGCGTGGAGCACGCACCCGGTGCCGGTGGCACGCGCCGCCCAGCTGCGGCAGTGGATCGACTCCGGGGCGTACGGGCGGGTGCTGGCCGGGGACTACCCGCGCCGCGACGACGACGGGTCGACCAGCGTCTCGGAGGAGATCAAGGCGGCGGCCGAGTCGTACCGGGAGGAGTTCAGCCGGTCGACCGATCCGCTGGTCGGGCTGCTGCGTCGGCTCGGCGACGGCGCCAGCGACGTCGGCGAGTGGGTGGGCGGCACCGCGGGCCGGGCCCGTTCCTGGATGGACGCCGCCACCGAGGCCGCAGGCCGCGCGCACCGGGCCGGCCGGACCGCGCCCGGCGCGACGGCGGGCGCCGGCCCGGCGGGAGCCGGTGACAGTACGGGCTCGGCCGGCACGTCGGGGTAAGGCCGGCATACGATGCCGGTCATGACCACACCGATCATGTCCGAGTCCCAGGTGCGGGCCGCCGTCGAGCGGGAGATGCCCGGCGTCCGGGCCGACCTGGAACGTCTCGTCCGCATCCCCGGCATCGCCTTCGAGGGCTTCGACCACTCGCACGTGGAGCGCTCCGCCGAGGCGGTCGCCGAGCTGCTGCGCGGCTGTGGCCTGGACGTCGACATCGTGCGTTCCGGCGGGCAGCCCGCGGTGATCGGCCGCCGTGCCGCGCCGGCCGGTGCGCCCACCGTGCTGCTCTACGCCCACCACGACGTGCAGCCGGTAGGCGACCGGTCGCTGTGGGAGTCCGACCCGTTCGAGCCGGTCGAGCGGAACGGCCGGCTCTACGGTCGCGGCGCGGCCGACGACAAGGCCGGCATCATGGCGCACATCGCGGCGCTGCGCGCGTACGGTGACGCGCTGCCGGTCGGCGTGGTCCTCTTCATCGAGGGCGAGGAGGAGTACGGCTCCGACTCGCTGGAGCGGCTGCTCGCCGAGCACCGCGACGAGATCGCCTCGGACGTCATCGTGATCGCCGACTCCGGCAACTGGGACATCGGCGTACCGGCGCTGACGACCTCGCTGCGCGGCATCGTCAACTGCTTCGTCGAGGTCCGTACGCTGGACCACGCGGTGCACAGCGGCATGTTCGGCGGTGCCGTCCCGGACGCGCTCACCGCGTTGGTCCGGCTGCTGGCCACCCTGCACGACGACGCCGGTGACGTGGCGGTGGACGGGCTGGTCGGCCGCGAGGGCGCCACCGTCGACTACCCGGAGGACCGGATCCGGGGCGAGGCCGGGCTGTCCGAGGGCGTGCAGTTCATCGGCACCGGCCGGATCACCGACCGGCTCTGGACCAAGCCCGCGCTGGCGGTGCTCGGCATCGACGCGCCGTCCACCGGCGAGGCGCCGAACGCCCTGGTCCCGTCGGCGAAGGCGAAGCTGAGCATCCGCCTGGCCCCGGGCGACGACCCCAAGCGGGCGTACGCGGCGGTGCGCGCGCACCTGGAGAAGCACGCGCCGTGGGGCGCGCAGGTGACGGTCTCCTTCGAGCACGACGGTGACCCCTGCGTGATCGACGCGTCCGGGCCGATGTTCGACGCCGCCCGCTCGGCGTTCCGGGAGGCCTGGGACGGCACCGACCCGGTGGACATCGGCGTCGGCGGGTCGATCCCGTTCATCGCCACCTTCCAGGAGATGTTCCCGAAGGCGGCGATCCTGGTCACCGGTGTGGAGGACCCGCACGCCCGGGCGCACGGCCCGAACGAGAGCCTGCACCTCGGGGAGTTCGCCCGGGTCTGCCTCGCCGAGGCGCTGCTGCTGGGCAAGGTGGCCGCGGCGGGCTCGAACACGCCATAGGTGTCGGAACCGTAACTTCCGGTCTGATCTGGGAGTTTGCGGTGTGTCGGGCGCGGGGCTGTTATAGCCTTTCGAACATGAGTACGAACGAGGTGATGGCCCGGTTGGGGGCCGCCGTCAGCGCCCTGGGGGATGTCGACGTCTCCGCGTGGTCCGAGGACACGCTCAAAGAACAGCTCGGCGAGCTCTCCGCCGCCCTGGTCGCCCTCGACTCGGTGCTCTCCCGGGTCGCCGGCGAGGTCCGCGCCCGGGGGCTGCGCATCGAGGAACCCGTCTCCGCCTGATCCGCCGTCCACGTGGTCGGCGGCGTCCTGCCGACACCGCCCGGGCACGGCAATGCCCGGGCGGTGTCGGGGGCGACTGGCAGGATGAGTCTCGTGCGGTTCCTCGACCTGGCAGCCACGTCCGCCGCCGTCGGCGCCACCAGCGGCCGGCGTGCCAAGGTGGAGTTGCTCGCCGACGCGCTGCGCCGTCTCGACCCGACCGAGGTGGAACCCGGCGCCGGCTATCTCGCCGGCGAGCTGCGTCAGCGACAGACCGGCGTGGGTTATGCGAGCCTGCGTGACCTGCCGCCGCCGGCTGCCGAGCCGACGTTGACCGTGGCCGCCGTCGACGCGGCCATCGAGCAGATCGCCGCTGTGCGGGGCGCGGGCTCGCAGGCCCGACGCCGAGCGCTGCTCGGGGCCCTCTACGCGGCGGCGACGGCCGAGGAGCAGCGGCTGCTCACCAACCTGTTCAGCGGTGAGCTGCGGCAGGGCGCCCAGGCCGGGCTGCTCGCCGACGCGGTGGCGCGGGCCGCCGAGGTGCCGGTGGCGGCGGTCCGTCGAGCCCTGCTGCTCGCCGGTGACCTGCGCGCGGTGGCGGTGGCCGCGCTGGCCGGAGGTGCCGCCGAGCTGGCCGGGTTCGGCCTGCGGGTCGGCCGGCCGCTGGCGCCGATGCTCGCCCAGAGCGCCCCTTCGGTCGATGAGGCGCTGGCCGCGACCGGCACGCCGGCGGTGGTCGACGTGAAGCTCGACGGCATCCGCATCCAGGTCCACCGGTCCGGCGCCGACATCGCCGTCTTCACCCGCAGCCTCGACGAGATCACCAGCCGGGTGCCCGAGGTGGTCGCCGCGGTCCGCGCCCTGCCCGGCCGGGAGCTGGTGCTCGACGGCGAGGCGATCGGCCTGGACGAGACCGGCCGCCCGCTGCCGTTCCAGCAGACGTCCAGCCGGGCCGCCCGGCGCACCACGCCCAGCACCACGGGGCGCACACCTGTCGCCCCGGCGGTGCTCGCGGCCGCCGCCAGCGCCGGCGAGACCGTGCTGACGCCGTACTTCTTCGACCTGCTGCACCTCGACGGCGAGGATCTGATCGACCTGCCCGGCCGGGAGCGGTGGGCGGCCCTCGCCGGTGCGGTGGACGCGTCGCTGCTGGTCGGGCGGCTGGAGGTCGACAACCCGGAGCAGGCGGGGGCGGCGTTCGCCGCCGCCATCGACGCCGGCCAGGAGGGCGTGGTGGTCAAGGCGCCGGACGCGCCCTACGACGCCGGTCGGCGCGGCTCGGCCTGGGTCAAGGTCAAACCCCGGCACACCCTCGACCTGGTGGTGCTCGCCGTCGAGTGGGGCAGCGGCCGGCGGCAGGGTTGGTTGTCCAACCTGCACCTCGGTGCGCGGGACCCGCGCACCGGCGACTTCGTGATGCTCGGCAAGACGTTCAAGGGGCTCACCGACGAGCTGCTGCGCTGGCAGACCGAGCGCTTCCTCGACCTCGCGGTGGAGCGCGGCGACTGGGTGGTCCGGGTCCGCCCCGAGCAGGTGGTGGAGATCGCCTTCGACGGGGTGCAGACGAGTTCGCGCTATCCGGGCGGGATGGCGCTGCGGTTCGCCCGGGTGGTGCGGTATCGCGACGACAAGTCCGCCGCCGAGGCGGACACCATCGACGCGGTTCGCGCCATCCACGCCGGCCGTCCCACCGGCTGACCGGCCGCACCGGCCGCAGGCCAGGCGGTCAGCCGGACGCGCTCGGCGCCGGCTCGGCGGCCCGGTCCACAGGTGTCGAGGTGGTGCCGATGCCGGCGGCCCGGCGGGCCTCCCGGCGGGCCACCCAGCCGTAGCCGAACAGGGCCATCACGGCGAAGAGCCACCACTGCACGACGTAGCCGAAGTTCTGCCAGTTGTTGGTGTGCCCGACCGGCACCGCCTTGAACACCGGGTCGGCCGCCGGGGTCTGCTCGTCCAGCAGCAGGTAGGCGCCGTACACCGGGTAGGGCAGTTCGCGGGCCAGCTGAGACACCCCGACCCGCCGGGTCTCCAGCCGCCCGTCGCGGCGGTTCACCGCGCCGGCGCCGCTCTCGGTCTCGTGCACCCGGCCGACCACCGTCACGTCACCGGTCGGCGTGGCGGGCACCGTCGGCTGGGCCATCGCCCCACCCGGCGCCGGCGGGACCCAACCCCGGTCCACCAGCAGCGCCGTGCCGTCGGCGAGCACCAGCGGGGTGAGCACCTCGAAGCCGACCCGGCTGTCCACCGTCCGGCCACGGACCAGGACGATGTTCGTCGGGTCGTACCGGCCGCTGACGGTGACCCGCGTCCACACCTTGTCCTCGGCGGGGGCCGGGCCGGCCGTCCCCGGGCCGCCGGCGGGAGCGCGCAGCGCCTCGGCCAGCGGAGCCGCGGCCATCCGCAGGCCGGCGTCGATCCGCTCGTTGATCTCGGTGCGCCCCCGGTAGCGGTCCAGCTGCCAGTTGCCGAGCAGGACCATGACCGCGGACGCGACCAGGGTCAGGGCGAGAGCGCCCAGCCAGCGTGGGCTCAGCAGGAACCGGTACACGCACCGAGGCTACCCGTATGACCGGCGCCACTGACCTGGACCGGGCCGTGACGGCCGAACCGGCCCCGATCGGCGGTGCTCGCGTGTCGCGCGGGGCGGGTATCGTCACGCGGACGGACCGGTCCAACCGGTCCGCCGTCGCGTACCCGCCGCCGCCCGCGAGGAGTCGATGATGACCGTCGTGCCGCGCCTGGTGCTCAGCGCGCCGTCCTCCGGGCACGGCAAGAACGCGCTGGCTATCGGGCTGCTCGCCGCCCTCGCCGAGCGGGGTGTCGACGTCGCCGGGTTCAAGCTCGGTCCGGACCACGTCGACGCCGCCTACCTCGGCCTCGCCTCCGGTCGGCCGGGCCGGGTGATCGATCCCCGCCTGGTCGGCGTCGACCGGCTCGCTCCGCTGGTCGCGCACGGCGCCGAGGGCGCCGGGCTCGCCGTGGTGCAGGGCAGCATGGGCCTGTACGACTCGGTCGGCGGACGCCCGGAGCAGGAGTCGACCGCCGCCGCGGCGGCCGCGCTGCGCAGCCCCGTGGTGCTCGTGGTCGACGTGGCCGCGATGGGCCAGTCGGTGGCCGCCCTGGTGCACGGTTTCCGCTCGTACGACGAGCAACTCTGGCTCGGCGGGGTGATCCTCAACCGGGTGGCGTCGTCGCGGCACGAGGGGATGCTGCGCGAGGCGCTGGATGACGTGAACGTGCCGGTCTACGGCGCGCTGCGCCGGCAGGACCTGCCGGCGGTACTGCCGTCGCGCCGGCACGGTGTGGTGCCGGTGGTCGGCGGGTCCGCCGACGCCGCCCGCGCGGTCCGCCGGCTGGGCGAGGCCGTCGCCGCCACTGTCGACCTGGAACGGCTGCTGGGGCTGGCCCGCTCCGCTCCGCCGCTGCCGGCCTCGGCGTGGTCGCCGGAGGAGGCGCTCGGTCCGGTGACGGCCCCGGCGGACCGCCCGCTGGTGGCGCTCGCGGGCGGGCCGGGCGGCAGCTTCAGCCACCCGGAGACCGCCGAGCTGCTGCGGGCCGCCGGCGCCGAGGTGGTCACGATCGATCCGCTGCGCGACGAGGCGCTGCCCGCCGGCACCCGCGCGCTGGTCGTCGGCGGCGCGCTGCCCGAGGCGTACGCCGAGCAGCTGTCCGCCAACCGGCGGCTCTGCATCGCCGTGGCCGAGTTGGCGCGCACCGGGCGTCCGGTGGTCGCCGAGGGCACCGGCCTGCTCTGGCTGGCCCGGGAGCTGGACGGGCTGCCGATGTGTGGCGTGTTGGACGCGGTAGGCGTCAGCCGGGACGGCCTGGTGGTGGGCTACCGCGAGGCCACCGCCCAGACCGACAGCGTGGTCGCCGCGCGCGGCACTGTGCTGGTCGGGCACAAGGAGCACCGGGCGGTGCTCACCCCGCGATCCGGTCAGCGCCCGGCGTGGAGCTGGGACGGCGGCACGCCGGAGGGTTTCGTCTGGCGCAACGTGCACGCCTCGCAGCTCACAGTGCACTGGGCCGGCCACCCGGCGACCGCCGCCCGGCTGGTCGCGGCGGCGGCAGCCGACCCGGCGGCCGAGCCGGTGCCCGTGGAGCCCGGCGGGGTGCCGGCGTGATCGGTCAGGTGGCGGTGCGCCGCTTCCCGGCGCTGACCGTCTCCACCCCGCGCACCGAGGTGCGGCGGCACACCGCGGCCGACGCGGCGGCGGTCGGGGAGATCTTCGCCGACAAGCTGACCCGGCGCTGGCTGCCGCTGGCCGACGACTCCGGGCCGATCGACGGGCACGCCTGGTGCACCGACCTGGCCCGGCAGCGGCGCGACAGCGGTGACGGGGACCACTGGGCGGTGCTCCGCCGGGAGGACGGCCAGGTGGTGGGCTCGCTGTGGACCCGGCGCACCGACTGGGGCGCCCGGGCCACCGAGATCTCCTACGCGATGGCGCCGCACGCGCGCGGCTTCGGCCTGGCGGCCGAGGCGGTGGACGCGGTGGCCATCGCGCTGATCCTGGAGCACGGCTTCCAGCGGGTCGAGCTGCGGGTGGCCCCCGGCAACCTGGCCTCCCGCCGGGTCGCCGAGAAGGCCGGCTTCAGCTACGAGGGCCTGCTGCGCAACGCCGGTTTCGTCCGCGGCGGCCGGGTGGACCTCGAACTCTGGTCGTTCGTCGCCGCCGACCTGCGCTGACCCTCGCCGGTCACCCGACGATGGCGTCCGAGGGTGGGGTGAACTGGCGGGTCGGTTGACCCTTCAGACCGTCGCGCAGGGTCTCCGCGACCGCCGCGATCGGGATCTGGGACTGCCCGTCGCCCACCGCGTTGAACGGGTTGTCCGGGTCGGAGATGAAGCTCGCCGCGGCCAACTCCGGGGTGTAGCCGACGAACCAGGCGGACCGGGTGCTGTCGGTGGTACCGGTCTTGCCGGCCACCGGGCGGCCGACCGTACCCCGGACGCTGTCGGCGGTGGACCAGCCGCCGCAGCCCCCGCGCGCCGGGGTGTCCCCGGTCGGGCAGCGGGCGGCGTCGGTGGCCGCGCGGGCGGCGTCCGCGCTGACCACCTGCCGGCAGCGCGGCTTGGCCACCTCGCGCTCGATGCCGCTGGCGGTGGCGTATGTGGTCGGCGTGCCGTCCCGGTTCATGATCGCCTGCACCGGGATCGCCTCGCAGTACCGGCCGTCGGCGGCGATGGCGGCGTACGCGTTCGCCATCTCCAGCGGGGTGGCGTCGGAGACGCCCAGGGTGAACGCGCCCCACTTCTTCGCCTTGGTCGGGGACGCCTGCTCCCGGTCGACGTCGGTGCGCCAGCGCAGCCCGAGCTGTTCGGCCAGTCGGACCGCCCGGTCCGCGCCGACCTGCTCCTCCAGCCACACGAAGTACGTGTTGACCGACTTGCCGAAGCCGGACCACATGGTCTGCTGCCCGGTCATCGCGCCACTGGCGTTGGAGGGCGCCCAGCCGTCGTAGACGGCCGACTTGTAGCGGTACGGAGCGTTGAACGATGTGGAGAGCGTCATCCCCGAGTCCAGCGCGGCCAGCATCGG
Above is a window of Micromonospora coriariae DNA encoding:
- a CDS encoding M48 family metallopeptidase codes for the protein MSTADSPARRRITLTGISSRAWEHPADRGALVALRELRGFDDVVRAFFGMWNERGFRLSVLASGIRVDHRQYPAVWQRYTEAAAALDVAELPELYVTHSPWLGAEAVGLDRPFIVLNSACVQQFDEDELRCLLGHELGHVGSGHAVYKTMLMILTRWAANLSWLPVGAFALRAIIAAMLEWWRKAELSADRAGLLAGQDPAAALRLLMKLAGGGDLSQIDTTAFLEQAAEYAGGGDLRDSLHKIRMTAWSTHPVPVARAAQLRQWIDSGAYGRVLAGDYPRRDDDGSTSVSEEIKAAAESYREEFSRSTDPLVGLLRRLGDGASDVGEWVGGTAGRARSWMDAATEAAGRAHRAGRTAPGATAGAGPAGAGDSTGSAGTSG
- a CDS encoding cobyrinate a,c-diamide synthase; this translates as MTVVPRLVLSAPSSGHGKNALAIGLLAALAERGVDVAGFKLGPDHVDAAYLGLASGRPGRVIDPRLVGVDRLAPLVAHGAEGAGLAVVQGSMGLYDSVGGRPEQESTAAAAAALRSPVVLVVDVAAMGQSVAALVHGFRSYDEQLWLGGVILNRVASSRHEGMLREALDDVNVPVYGALRRQDLPAVLPSRRHGVVPVVGGSADAARAVRRLGEAVAATVDLERLLGLARSAPPLPASAWSPEEALGPVTAPADRPLVALAGGPGGSFSHPETAELLRAAGAEVVTIDPLRDEALPAGTRALVVGGALPEAYAEQLSANRRLCIAVAELARTGRPVVAEGTGLLWLARELDGLPMCGVLDAVGVSRDGLVVGYREATAQTDSVVAARGTVLVGHKEHRAVLTPRSGQRPAWSWDGGTPEGFVWRNVHASQLTVHWAGHPATAARLVAAAAADPAAEPVPVEPGGVPA
- a CDS encoding cobyric acid synthase — translated: MSGGLLVAGTTSDAGKSVLTAGICRWLHRQGVKVAPFKAQNMSNNSAVVVGPDGRGGEIGRAQAMQAAACGIAPDLRFNPVLLKPGSDLASQVVLLGEAVDTITAGTFRQLRPRLAQTAYAALAELRDAYDVVICEGAGSPAEINLRAGDYVNMGLARHANLPAIVVGDIDRGGVFASMFGTVALLDPADQALIAGFVINKFRGDLGLLQPGLDMLRHVTGRPTYGVLPWALDLWLDAEDSLAYGRVLGRPAAPHGTEWLDVAVVRLPRISNATDVEALATEPGVRVRLTVEPAELAAADLVVLPGSKSTVADLAWLRETGLADAVLAHAAAGKPLLGLCGGFQMLGRAIHDPVESRQGSVPGLGLLPIEITFDPRKTVRQSVGTAHGDLPVRGYEIHHGYVSQTDPTLTPLLTGSDGAGEGAVLGVVHGTHWHGAFESDGFRRRFLTEAARLAGRTGFRVAPDTSFAAARERSLDLLGDLVEEHLDTDALWRLIETGPPPGLPFIPPGPPPA
- a CDS encoding uridine kinase family protein; translation: MSPETGRPEASPPVAVVEAYAELARRVLAGPARLGRTRLVAVDGPSGAGKSRFAAHLADALAALPGAARPPVVHTDDLLDGWDDQLTFWPRLDEWVLGPLRAGRPGSYRRYSWVRRCFLPRPVPVPAAPVLILEGVSAARAAVRPELTLAAFVTAPASLRLTRAVARDGPEILPELRRWHAGERAHFAADDTATRADLVVDGAPRLPHDTDRYYVRIR
- a CDS encoding rhodanese-like domain-containing protein; the protein is MSPGVDALLEQARAGLHRLTPQQTVEAVRGGALLVDTRTETQRRDQGDLPGAVVIDRTVLEWRLDPASEWRIPEATGYDREIVLVCREGYSSSLAAASLQTLGLLRATDMIGGVDAWLAAGLPTTDRPADVRH
- a CDS encoding dipeptidase, coding for MSESQVRAAVEREMPGVRADLERLVRIPGIAFEGFDHSHVERSAEAVAELLRGCGLDVDIVRSGGQPAVIGRRAAPAGAPTVLLYAHHDVQPVGDRSLWESDPFEPVERNGRLYGRGAADDKAGIMAHIAALRAYGDALPVGVVLFIEGEEEYGSDSLERLLAEHRDEIASDVIVIADSGNWDIGVPALTTSLRGIVNCFVEVRTLDHAVHSGMFGGAVPDALTALVRLLATLHDDAGDVAVDGLVGREGATVDYPEDRIRGEAGLSEGVQFIGTGRITDRLWTKPALAVLGIDAPSTGEAPNALVPSAKAKLSIRLAPGDDPKRAYAAVRAHLEKHAPWGAQVTVSFEHDGDPCVIDASGPMFDAARSAFREAWDGTDPVDIGVGGSIPFIATFQEMFPKAAILVTGVEDPHARAHGPNESLHLGEFARVCLAEALLLGKVAAAGSNTP
- a CDS encoding GNAT family N-acetyltransferase encodes the protein MIGQVAVRRFPALTVSTPRTEVRRHTAADAAAVGEIFADKLTRRWLPLADDSGPIDGHAWCTDLARQRRDSGDGDHWAVLRREDGQVVGSLWTRRTDWGARATEISYAMAPHARGFGLAAEAVDAVAIALILEHGFQRVELRVAPGNLASRRVAEKAGFSYEGLLRNAGFVRGGRVDLELWSFVAADLR
- a CDS encoding ATP-dependent DNA ligase produces the protein MSLVRFLDLAATSAAVGATSGRRAKVELLADALRRLDPTEVEPGAGYLAGELRQRQTGVGYASLRDLPPPAAEPTLTVAAVDAAIEQIAAVRGAGSQARRRALLGALYAAATAEEQRLLTNLFSGELRQGAQAGLLADAVARAAEVPVAAVRRALLLAGDLRAVAVAALAGGAAELAGFGLRVGRPLAPMLAQSAPSVDEALAATGTPAVVDVKLDGIRIQVHRSGADIAVFTRSLDEITSRVPEVVAAVRALPGRELVLDGEAIGLDETGRPLPFQQTSSRAARRTTPSTTGRTPVAPAVLAAAASAGETVLTPYFFDLLHLDGEDLIDLPGRERWAALAGAVDASLLVGRLEVDNPEQAGAAFAAAIDAGQEGVVVKAPDAPYDAGRRGSAWVKVKPRHTLDLVVLAVEWGSGRRQGWLSNLHLGARDPRTGDFVMLGKTFKGLTDELLRWQTERFLDLAVERGDWVVRVRPEQVVEIAFDGVQTSSRYPGGMALRFARVVRYRDDKSAAEADTIDAVRAIHAGRPTG
- a CDS encoding SURF1 family cytochrome oxidase biogenesis protein — its product is MYRFLLSPRWLGALALTLVASAVMVLLGNWQLDRYRGRTEINERIDAGLRMAAAPLAEALRAPAGGPGTAGPAPAEDKVWTRVTVSGRYDPTNIVLVRGRTVDSRVGFEVLTPLVLADGTALLVDRGWVPPAPGGAMAQPTVPATPTGDVTVVGRVHETESGAGAVNRRDGRLETRRVGVSQLARELPYPVYGAYLLLDEQTPAADPVFKAVPVGHTNNWQNFGYVVQWWLFAVMALFGYGWVARREARRAAGIGTTSTPVDRAAEPAPSASG